In the Ictalurus punctatus breed USDA103 chromosome 7, Coco_2.0, whole genome shotgun sequence genome, one interval contains:
- the si:dkey-33c9.6 gene encoding active breakpoint cluster region-related protein has protein sequence MELFEEALQYLISSGIPVEENEAVDSEFSQDVFGDENDWIPNNTEEAFPDTPVCKSPEDMLDKRLQLLREILISEETYLHELETLLMPLKALRASAGTSQPVLSIEQVQTVFYQLPELLDLHTEFYSSLKAKLQLYLDLDLGLPLQLCHENLDLSVGDLFIKFVSQLGVYRGFIDNYENAVEIVKKCTQSDLRFRTLAQSMKSTKGSDNSRAMYTFEALLYKPLDRVTKTTLVLHDLLKHTPADHQDSVVIQEALRVSSSFLSGVNEGSQCKTSVTLSRGERRQLVRDGFVVNVCDGGRSFRHLFLYTDLLLCVKLKCGAMGRQSHYRFCWYMPIVGLKMNWVAEQEASTDLQLKISNMRVKVFHLRRAFRQFMKEKKGSDSRAVDRCRRKLESCEIWLLTHKPSFILELHSPSSKSHTIHLPSLYELDEWREAINKCKAENVETVPPDLLSLTNSCVKLRMTQQLPLCCLQPDDEVNSMCGSVCVIVHTACGLQQPASAYVCVEVDGFEIFDRRAQTCLSSYSLTPQWDQELVLKVDGAQQLHLLCVSQPEKCIMGRAMIQLNPVDMLKKWKKMNVNLGSIEVMLSIKYSPHPLEPPSPAPLQHKPVFCVLIGDVARHERVLVPHIVRACVDEVERRGLQEEGIYRLSGASNEIQALKHAFNTNYWEAMSKVRNVDVNVVSGTLKLYLRELPEPLIPAAYFQSLSKAMDLTDPNLRASTMLSELRSFPDVNRNTLLFLLHHLKRVAVKEELNKMSLSNLATVFGPTLMRPPVASLDRCAPPVDISQEVDVQVHVIYLYLQIPNLPEALTTEPLDTEEDP, from the exons ATGGAGCTTTTTGAAGAGGCGCTGCAGTATCTCATATCCTCCGGTATACCGG TGGAGGAAAATGAAGCCGTGGATTCAGAATTCTCTCAAGATGTGTTTGGGGATGAGAACGACTGGATTCCTAACAACACCGAGGAGGCATTTCCAGACACACCA GTCTGTAAAAGCCCAGAGGACATGCTGGACAAGAGACTGCAGCTACTCAGAGAGATTTTAATCAGTGAAGAGACCTACCTGCATGAGTTGGAAACCTTGCTTATG CCCCTGAAGGCTCTCAGGGCCTCAGCTGGTACATCCCAGCCTGTGTTGTCCATTGAGCAGGTCCAGACAGTGTTCTACCAGCTGCCAGAGCTCTTAGATCTCCACACAGAGTTTTATAGCAGCCTCAAAGCTAAACTACAGTTGTATTTAGATCTGGACCTGGGCCTTCCTCTGCAGCTGTGCCATGAGAACCTTGACCTGTCCGTGGGAGACCTCTTCATCAAattt GTGAGCCAGTTAGGAGTATATCGAGGATTCATTGATAATTATGAGAATGCTGTAGAGATTGTGAAGAAATGCACCCAATCAGACCTACGATTCCGAACTCTTGCACAG AGCATGAAGTCCACCAAAGGATCAGACAATTCCAGAGCTATGTACACCTTTGAAG CTCTCCTATACAAGCCTCTGGACAGAGTGACTAAGACTACTCTTGTACTGCAT GATCTGCTGAAACACACTCCAGCTGATCATCAAGACAGTGTGGTGATACAGGAAGCCCTACGTGTCTCAAGCAGCTTCCTGTCTGGGGTTAATGAGGGATCACAATGCAAGACATCTGTCACTCTTAGCAGAGGAGAG AGACGACAACTTGTGCGTGATGGATTTGTGGTGAATGTCTGTGATGGTGGGCGGAGCTTCAGACACCTTTTTCTCTACACAGATCTATTGCTGTGTGTCAAGCTGAAGTGTGGAGCTATGGG gaggcAGTCTCACTACAGGTTTTGTTGGTATATGCCAATAGTAGGACTCAAGATGAACTGGGTTGCAGAGCAGGAAGCATCAACTGACCTTCAGCTTAAAATTAGCAACATGAGAGTGAAGGTGTTCCACTTGAGGCGAGCATTCCGGCAGTTCATG aaagagaagaaagggtCTGATTCTCGTGCTGTGGATCGGTGTAGAAGGAAGCTCGAATCGTGTGAAATTTGGCTTCTCACCCACAAACCTTCTTTTATCTTAGAACTTCACAGCCCCAGCAGCAAG AGTCACACCATTCACTTGCCTTCTCTGTATGAGCTGGACGAGTGGAGAGAAGCAATTAACAAGTGCAAAGCAGAGA ATGTAGAGACAGTGCCACCGGATTTACTTTCTCTCACCAACTCTTGTGTCAAACTAAGAATGACTCAACAGCTGCCCCTTTGCTGCCTTCAGCCTG ACGATGAAGTAAACAGCATGTGTgggagtgtatgtgtgattgtgcataCAGCCTGTGGGCTACAGCAGCCAGCCA GTGCCtatgtgtgtgtagaagttGATGGCTTTGAGATTTTTGACAGAAGAGCTCAGACTTGTCTTTCATCATATAGTCTGACGCCACAGTGGGATCAG gaGCTGGTGCTGAAGGTGGATGGAGCTCAGCAGCTCCACCTACTGTGTGTCTCGCAGCCAGAGAAGTGCATTATGGGCAGAGCTATGATACAG TTAAATCCTGTTGATATGctaaaaaagtggaagaaaatGAACGTGAATTTGGGCTCCATAGAGGTGATGCTGTCAATCAAATACTCACCCCATCCACTTGAGCCACCCAGCCCAGCCCCTCTCCAGCACAAGCCTGTATTCTGTGTGCTGATTGGAGATGTAGCAAG ACATGAGCGTGTGCTGGTTCCTCATATAGTGCGCGCCTGCGTGGACGAGGTTGAGAGGAGAGGACTGCAAGAAGAGGGCATTTACAGACTCTCAGGAGCCAGCAATGAGATTCAGGCtctaaaacatgcatttaatacca ATTACTGGGAGGCTATGAGTAAGGTGAGAAATGTGGATGTGAATGTAGTATCTGGCACGCTGAAGCTGTATTTGAGAGAACTGCCTGAGCCTCTTATTCCTGCTGCATATTTTCAGAGTCTCTCTAAAGCAATGG ATCTGACTGACCCAAATCTCAGAGCGAGCACCATGTTGTCTGAGCTGCGATCCTTCCCTGACGTCAATCGCAACACACTTCTCTTCCTCTTACATCACCTTAAAAG GGTTGCAGTGAAGGAGGAACTGAATAAAATGTCTCTGAGTAATCTGGCCACAGTGTTTGGCCCCACTCTCATGCGCCCCCCAGTGGCCAGTCTAGATCGGTGTGCTCCACCAGTGGACATCTCTCAAGAGGTTGATGTTCAG GTCCACGTGATTTACCTCTACCTCCAGATTCCGAATCTTCCAGAAGCTCTCACTACAGAACCACTGGATACTGAGGAAGACCCATGA